In the genome of Rhodothermales bacterium, the window TGGTTCGACCGCGAAGACGACCTCCGCGACCTCGTCGCGTGCGGGCAGGCCACCGCCTGCTTCACGGTCCTGGAGTTCCTCGCGGAGACCTACGGCTACGGGCCCTCACTCAGCGACAGGGCCTCCAGCGATGCGGACGAAGAGCACGTCGAGGCGAAGCGCGTCCTTACCGCGGCCGAACCCCTCTGGGCACGCCTCAAGGACGATCCCATGGCACTGCTGCGCGAGAGAGGGGAGGGGCGCGGTCCCGCAAAACCCATCGACCGATAGACCCCCAACACCCCATGTATAGACCCCGCCTTACCGCGCTCGTCCTCGCGGCGCTCGTGCTCGCCGCTCCCGCCTCCCGAGCGCAGTCCGACCTCCCCGACGACACCGCGCTCATCCGCGTGCTGGACGTCGGGCAGGCCCTCTCTGTTATCGCCGCGCTCCCGGGCGACTACTACGTCGTCTTCGACGCGGGCGACGACCTCCCGGGCAACCCGGTCCTCGACGGCGTCCGCGAGATCGTCCCCGACGGCGAGGAGATCGACCTCCTCGTCATCAGCCACCCCGACTTCGACCACCTCAACGACGCCCTCTCCCTCCTCGACGCCTACCGGGGCCGCGTCCGACGCGTCGTGCGGACG includes:
- a CDS encoding MBL fold metallo-hydrolase; this encodes MYRPRLTALVLAALVLAAPASRAQSDLPDDTALIRVLDVGQALSVIAALPGDYYVVFDAGDDLPGNPVLDGVREIVPDGEEIDLLVISHPDFDHLNDALSLLDAYRGRVRRVVRTGFSEGASKTWRALDSTITARALAGEFKEVNLQHTELPPGATYRYDESFVTFLVGAPEPPPDWGLTSTSEQKNAVSLAARISYRGGSVLIAG